One Janthinobacterium sp. TB1-E2 genomic region harbors:
- a CDS encoding phage tail protein — protein MTTPYVGEIRLFAFSRIPSGWFACDGSLKSIAENEVLFALLGTTYGGDGVNTFAVPDLRGQVPLHMGTGPGLSNRPLGQRSGSESVTLLPTQLPLHTHPFSVNSTLATSNVPAANLLLTAPSNNDKMYTSDLTGLTAYALAPAATGATGGNLPHENTMPTLTASFCIAWAGIFPSPQ, from the coding sequence ATGACCACACCCTATGTCGGCGAAATTCGCCTGTTTGCCTTTTCCCGCATTCCCAGCGGCTGGTTCGCCTGCGACGGCAGCCTGAAATCGATCGCAGAGAATGAAGTCCTGTTCGCCCTGCTGGGTACCACCTACGGCGGCGACGGCGTCAACACCTTCGCCGTGCCCGACCTGCGCGGCCAGGTCCCTCTACACATGGGTACCGGCCCCGGCCTGAGCAACCGTCCCCTCGGGCAACGAAGCGGCAGCGAATCGGTGACCCTGCTGCCGACCCAGCTTCCTTTGCATACGCACCCGTTCAGTGTGAACAGCACCCTGGCGACCTCGAACGTGCCGGCGGCCAACCTGCTGCTGACTGCCCCGTCGAATAACGACAAGATGTACACGAGCGACCTGACCGGCCTGACCGCCTATGCACTGGCACCGGCCGCCACGGGCGCGACAGGCGGCAACCTGCCGCACGAGAACACCATGCCAACCCTGACAGCGTCCTTTTGCATCGCATGGGCAGGCATTTTCCCATCGCCGCAATAA
- a CDS encoding phage tail protein: protein MLATQIPPHTHAANAVTTPGTSKNPTNTLFGGSGAESIYGSAGPQVTLSSQTLALAGGNQAHPNMQPFSVINFNIALSGIFPSRN, encoded by the coding sequence TTGCTAGCGACCCAAATTCCGCCGCACACGCATGCGGCCAATGCGGTGACGACGCCCGGCACCTCGAAAAACCCCACCAATACCCTGTTTGGCGGCAGTGGCGCGGAATCCATCTACGGTTCGGCGGGGCCGCAAGTGACCCTGTCCAGCCAGACCTTGGCGTTGGCCGGCGGCAACCAGGCGCATCCCAACATGCAGCCGTTCTCGGTCATTAACTTCAATATCGCCTTGAGCGGTATCTTCCCGTCGCGCAACTAA
- a CDS encoding DUF6916 family protein has protein sequence MMTVLTLEHFAARINETFIAASDGNAAFVLKEVQPLPSATLEGLMRKPFSLLFHHSSPILFSQKIFQMQHEAFGEVGIFLVPVARDSHGFLYQAVFN, from the coding sequence ATGATGACTGTCCTGACCCTTGAACATTTTGCCGCGCGCATCAACGAGACGTTTATTGCGGCCAGTGACGGCAATGCCGCCTTTGTCCTGAAGGAAGTGCAGCCGCTGCCGTCAGCGACCCTGGAGGGCTTGATGCGCAAGCCGTTCAGTCTGCTGTTTCACCATAGCTCCCCCATCCTGTTCAGCCAGAAAATCTTCCAGATGCAGCATGAGGCGTTTGGCGAGGTGGGTATCTTTTTGGTGCCGGTGGCGCGTGACAGCCACGGCTTTCTGTACCAGGCGGTGTTCAACTGA
- a CDS encoding phage tail protein encodes MTSPYLGEIQVFGFNFTPYGWASCNGATLQIQQYSALFSLIGTQYGGNGTTTFQLPNFTGRAPCSQGQGPGLTPRVMGETFGTNSVTLNTTEMPNHAHQLNVYRQPTAALQHNTPLPGDGLIALGGTSAFVPATPPNVSLSPTAIGSAGGGQAHENRQPMLAVNFCIALQGEFPSFD; translated from the coding sequence GTGACCTCACCATACCTTGGCGAAATACAAGTCTTCGGCTTCAATTTCACACCCTACGGATGGGCCAGCTGCAATGGCGCCACCCTGCAGATACAGCAATATTCGGCCCTGTTTTCCTTGATCGGCACGCAGTATGGCGGCAATGGCACCACCACCTTCCAGTTGCCCAACTTCACGGGACGCGCGCCGTGCAGCCAGGGCCAGGGGCCGGGCCTGACACCGCGCGTGATGGGCGAGACCTTCGGCACCAACAGCGTCACGTTGAACACCACGGAAATGCCGAACCACGCCCACCAACTCAATGTGTACCGCCAGCCCACCGCCGCCCTGCAGCACAACACACCGCTTCCGGGCGATGGCTTGATTGCGCTTGGCGGCACGTCCGCGTTCGTGCCGGCAACGCCACCCAATGTATCGCTGTCCCCGACCGCGATCGGTAGTGCCGGTGGCGGCCAGGCGCACGAAAACCGCCAGCCGATGCTGGCGGTGAATTTCTGCATCGCGCTGCAAGGCGAATTCCCGTCATTCGACTAA
- a CDS encoding IPT/TIG domain-containing protein, whose protein sequence is MSDRGASGTLLACRLGQWFAALCLLMLAFGATPALAAGPSLICPTPQSFTVASGASYVIDLSSCNTFGLNDNGATALHGTITGLTNNQDNKATYTNNGDGALSDTFVLLDESQGEITFNVTVLPAANAFTVSPGSLTAPVIGTPYSQTMSASGGAAPYNYALDSGTLPLGITVSSSGVISGTVKATGSFAFGIKVTDATAGTPQVVIKNYSVTVAIPTLSITPTVLTAGGLATPYSQQMSTANGTEPYTYVVESGSLPPGLSLSSSGLLSGTPTALGTYNFVIKSTDVTGGNGPYNTSRSYSMVINTQPPPTITGVTPASGPASGGTAVTITGTGFTGVTALKFGTNNGVAVTVVNSTTMTATSPPGSAGTVNVTVTASGGTSATGAANQFTYIPAPTVTSISPTAGPATGGSTVTITGTGFTGATAVTFGSTAATGFTIDSATKITATAPPGTGTVDVTITTPSGSSAISPADKFTYVVAPAVSAISPTSGPATGGSTVTITGSNFSGATAVTFGSTAATGFTINSATQITATAPAGTGTVDVTVTTPGGTSAISPTDKFTYVVAPALSAISPTSGPATGGSTVTITGSNFSGATAVTFGSTAATGFTIDSTTQITATAPAGTGTIDVTVTTPGGSSAISPADKFTYVVAPAVSAISPTSGPATGGSTVTITGSNFSGATAVTFGATAATGYTVNSATQITATAPAGTGTIDVTVTTPGGSSAISPADKFTYVVAPAVSAISPTSGPATGGSTVIITGSNFSGATAVTFGATAATGFTVNSATQITATAPAGSGTVDVRITTVGGTSAAVAADQFTYVGAPVVSGLSPAAGPTAGGTSVTITGTGFTGATAVTFGATAASSFTVNSATQITATAPSGSGTVDVRVTTTGGTSATGAADQFTYVLAPAVASISPVNGPATGGTSVTINGSGFTGATAVTFGGTAATSFTVNSATQITATAPSGSGTVDVRVTAIGGTSATNAADQFTYVAAPVVSALSPTAGPTTGSTSVTITGTGFAGATAVTFGATAATGYTVNSATQITATAPAGSGTVDVRITTVGGTSAAVAADQFTYVGAPVVSGLSPAAGPTAGGTSVMITGTGFTGATAVTFGATAASSFTVNSATQITATAPAGTGTVDVRVTTTGGTSATGASDQFTYVTLPAVAGVAPAFGPIAGGTSVIVTGTGFGGATAVRFGGANATSFTVNSATQITATSPSGSLGVVDVKVTTVGGTSASNAADQFTYIPTGVITFATPTAASVPLGNSLTNVATSSLAGGSYGAISYTSSNAGVATVSSSGVITTVAAGTSNITATQAAVAGVNTQAAQSYILTVTAAMGISPASLPGATVGTAYSQQLTANGGIGPYAFAVTGTVPAGMTLSTSGALSGTPTAAGSFALSVTVTDTRQFTVTKNYVLPVASATLALTPASLPNPTAEAAYSTTLTATGGTAPYSFAVIGSLPAGLSLNASTGVLSGTTNVAGSFPFSIKVTDSSTGVGAPFSATNSYTLAVAAPTLTLTPASLAAIRAGDAYSQAFTAGGGVAPYAYAVSGGALPTGLALDAATGIVSGTPTVAGSYSFTLQAKDVHQFMVQQALTLQVNQAPPPVPNETATTSANQEVSLTIASTDGSPITAVTIVTPPQHGTVTVVSSGAAGGGSGRSFKVTYVPNANYFGPDAFSYTATGPGGTSAPATVSVTVAPQPVPVPVAKTATVLAGTPVTLPVTQGATGGPFTVVAITTQPASGTAVVNGMDIVYTPGINTSGEIRIGYTVSNAFGTSAPVTSTITVNPMPQVLSQSVTVVAGLTVTVDLTAGATGGPFTAANVLSVAPAEAGKVVVRDVGTAGKPSYQLSFAASGKFAGAAVVSYTLSNAFATSKPGVVNVTVTARRDPSVDPEVIGLQAAQADAARRFASAQLSNFTQRLESLHGDGWGRSSFGLSLTPPNDSGNPTAALARWQADEADRVFGTAVKPFMRKAALRQPGAGFSGERQQMDVSGATSGLPDMPQKPDTQKQALALWLGGAVDFGQHYVNGRDTGFRFRTNGVSVGGDYRLSDLATVGVGAGFSHDRSDVGQNGSRSTADSAVAAVYGSLRPSKGVFLDGVLGYGTLQYDASRYLADGSGFATGERDGKQVFGAVVGGIEMRHDTWMWSPYGRVELMSAKLDPYTEKAAGINALSYFKQTVRSRIGALGVRAEGIYVGGLGTWFPRARLEYRHQFQGADDARLAYADLVADGPVYVIRTVPQQTGNWAAGLGVKLLLSNGMTITLDYNSNLNIDSGRTQSVMFGIAMPLK, encoded by the coding sequence ATGTCGGATCGCGGCGCCAGCGGGACGTTGTTAGCTTGCCGTCTCGGGCAGTGGTTCGCTGCGCTGTGCTTGCTGATGCTGGCGTTCGGTGCGACTCCCGCGCTGGCGGCAGGTCCGAGCCTTATCTGTCCTACCCCGCAGAGTTTTACCGTCGCCTCGGGCGCTTCGTATGTCATCGACCTGTCGAGCTGCAACACCTTCGGCCTGAACGATAATGGCGCGACAGCATTGCACGGCACGATTACCGGTCTCACCAACAATCAGGATAACAAGGCAACCTATACCAATAATGGTGATGGCGCGCTGTCCGATACGTTTGTGCTGCTCGATGAGTCGCAAGGAGAGATCACCTTTAATGTGACCGTCTTGCCCGCTGCTAATGCATTCACTGTGTCGCCGGGCAGTTTGACGGCGCCCGTGATCGGCACACCTTACAGCCAGACCATGTCGGCGAGCGGCGGCGCGGCTCCCTACAATTACGCGTTGGATTCCGGCACTTTGCCCCTTGGCATCACCGTGTCGTCGAGCGGCGTGATTTCCGGTACTGTGAAGGCTACCGGCTCCTTTGCCTTTGGCATCAAGGTCACCGATGCGACCGCAGGCACGCCGCAGGTGGTCATCAAGAACTATTCCGTGACGGTCGCCATACCGACCCTGTCCATCACGCCTACCGTCCTGACGGCGGGAGGCTTGGCGACGCCGTATAGCCAGCAGATGTCGACCGCAAATGGCACCGAGCCCTATACGTATGTGGTGGAGTCGGGCAGTTTGCCACCGGGCCTGAGCCTGTCCTCCAGCGGCTTGTTATCGGGTACGCCCACCGCGCTGGGCACCTATAATTTTGTGATCAAATCCACCGATGTCACGGGAGGCAACGGACCGTACAACACCTCGCGCAGCTATTCCATGGTGATCAACACCCAGCCGCCGCCGACCATCACTGGCGTGACGCCTGCGTCCGGCCCAGCCTCTGGCGGCACGGCCGTCACCATTACCGGTACTGGCTTTACAGGCGTCACGGCGCTGAAGTTTGGCACCAACAATGGTGTCGCCGTTACCGTCGTTAATTCCACGACCATGACCGCCACGTCGCCACCCGGCAGCGCCGGCACCGTGAACGTCACCGTCACCGCCAGCGGCGGCACCAGCGCCACCGGCGCCGCCAACCAGTTCACGTATATTCCTGCGCCGACGGTCACCAGCATTTCGCCCACGGCAGGCCCAGCTACCGGTGGCAGCACCGTCACCATTACTGGCACGGGCTTTACGGGTGCCACGGCCGTGACCTTTGGTTCCACGGCAGCGACCGGCTTCACGATCGACAGCGCCACGAAGATCACTGCCACGGCACCACCTGGCACGGGCACGGTGGATGTGACCATCACCACACCGAGTGGCTCCAGCGCCATCAGCCCAGCGGACAAGTTTACGTATGTGGTGGCGCCGGCGGTAAGCGCTATTTCTCCCACGTCAGGTCCAGCTACTGGCGGCAGCACCGTCACCATCACCGGTTCGAATTTTAGCGGCGCGACAGCCGTGACCTTTGGCTCCACGGCAGCGACCGGCTTTACGATCAACAGCGCCACGCAGATCACGGCCACGGCGCCAGCGGGCACGGGCACAGTGGATGTGACCGTCACCACGCCTGGCGGCACCAGCGCCATCAGCCCAACGGACAAGTTTACGTATGTGGTGGCGCCGGCGTTAAGCGCCATTTCTCCCACGTCAGGTCCAGCTACTGGCGGCAGTACCGTCACCATCACCGGCTCGAATTTTAGCGGCGCGACAGCCGTGACCTTTGGCTCCACGGCAGCGACCGGCTTCACGATCGACAGCACCACGCAGATCACGGCCACGGCGCCAGCGGGCACGGGCACGATAGATGTGACCGTCACCACACCTGGTGGCTCCAGCGCCATCAGCCCAGCGGACAAGTTTACGTATGTGGTGGCGCCGGCGGTAAGCGCCATTTCTCCCACGTCAGGTCCAGCTACTGGCGGCAGTACCGTCACCATTACCGGTTCGAATTTTAGCGGCGCGACAGCCGTGACCTTCGGCGCCACGGCGGCGACCGGCTACACGGTCAACAGCGCCACGCAGATCACGGCCACGGCGCCAGCGGGCACGGGCACGATAGATGTGACCGTTACCACACCTGGTGGCTCCAGCGCCATCAGCCCAGCGGACAAGTTTACGTATGTGGTGGCGCCGGCGGTAAGCGCCATTTCTCCCACATCAGGTCCAGCTACTGGCGGAAGCACCGTCATCATCACCGGTTCGAATTTTAGCGGCGCGACAGCCGTGACCTTCGGCGCCACGGCGGCGACCGGCTTTACCGTCAACAGCGCCACACAGATCACGGCAACGGCACCGGCCGGTTCCGGCACGGTCGATGTGCGCATCACGACGGTTGGCGGCACCAGTGCTGCCGTTGCTGCGGATCAGTTCACGTATGTGGGCGCCCCGGTGGTGAGCGGTCTGTCGCCCGCAGCTGGTCCAACGGCGGGCGGCACCAGCGTCACGATCACCGGCACGGGTTTTACCGGCGCGACGGCAGTGACGTTTGGCGCCACGGCGGCGAGCAGCTTCACGGTCAACAGCGCCACGCAGATCACGGCCACGGCGCCAAGCGGCTCCGGCACGGTCGATGTGCGTGTCACCACGACCGGTGGCACCAGCGCCACCGGTGCGGCGGACCAGTTCACGTACGTGCTGGCACCGGCGGTCGCCAGTATTTCTCCTGTCAACGGACCGGCCACGGGCGGCACCAGCGTCACCATTAACGGCTCCGGCTTTACCGGTGCCACGGCGGTCACCTTTGGCGGCACGGCGGCCACTAGTTTTACTGTGAACAGCGCTACGCAGATCACGGCGACGGCGCCAAGTGGCTCTGGCACGGTCGATGTGCGCGTTACGGCCATTGGCGGTACCAGCGCCACCAACGCCGCCGATCAATTTACGTATGTCGCTGCACCGGTGGTGAGCGCTTTGTCGCCCACGGCCGGTCCTACGACGGGTAGCACCAGCGTCACCATTACCGGCACCGGCTTTGCCGGCGCCACGGCGGTGACCTTCGGCGCCACGGCGGCGACCGGCTACACGGTCAACAGCGCCACGCAGATCACGGCAACGGCGCCAGCCGGTTCCGGCACGGTCGATGTGCGCATCACGACGGTTGGCGGCACCAGTGCTGCCGTTGCTGCGGATCAGTTCACCTATGTGGGCGCCCCGGTGGTGAGCGGTCTGTCGCCCGCAGCTGGTCCAACGGCGGGCGGCACCAGCGTCATGATCACCGGCACGGGTTTTACCGGCGCGACGGCAGTGACGTTTGGCGCCACGGCGGCGAGCAGCTTCACGGTCAACAGCGCCACGCAGATCACGGCGACGGCGCCTGCCGGTACGGGCACGGTCGATGTGCGCGTCACCACGACGGGTGGTACCAGCGCCACCGGCGCATCGGACCAGTTCACCTATGTGACGTTACCGGCAGTTGCCGGTGTTGCGCCCGCTTTCGGTCCCATTGCCGGCGGCACCAGCGTGATCGTCACCGGCACGGGATTTGGCGGTGCCACGGCGGTGCGATTCGGTGGCGCCAATGCCACCAGCTTCACGGTCAACAGTGCTACGCAGATCACGGCCACCAGTCCATCGGGCAGCCTGGGCGTGGTAGACGTGAAAGTCACCACGGTTGGTGGTACCAGTGCCAGCAACGCTGCGGATCAATTTACGTATATTCCGACCGGCGTCATCACGTTTGCAACACCGACTGCGGCATCGGTCCCATTGGGAAATAGCTTGACCAACGTGGCGACTTCCAGCCTCGCGGGCGGCAGTTATGGCGCCATCAGCTATACCAGCTCAAATGCTGGCGTGGCCACCGTCAGCAGCTCTGGCGTCATCACGACCGTGGCCGCAGGGACCAGCAACATCACCGCGACGCAGGCCGCAGTGGCTGGCGTGAATACCCAGGCAGCGCAAAGCTATATCTTGACGGTGACGGCCGCGATGGGCATCTCGCCAGCCAGCTTGCCGGGCGCTACTGTTGGTACGGCTTACAGCCAGCAACTGACGGCCAATGGCGGTATCGGGCCATACGCGTTTGCGGTCACCGGTACCGTTCCAGCCGGCATGACGCTGAGTACCAGCGGTGCACTGAGCGGTACGCCAACAGCAGCCGGCAGTTTTGCGCTGAGCGTTACAGTGACGGATACACGTCAGTTCACGGTAACGAAAAACTATGTCTTGCCTGTGGCGTCGGCAACACTGGCCCTGACCCCGGCCAGCCTGCCCAACCCGACGGCGGAAGCGGCCTACAGCACGACCCTGACGGCGACGGGCGGCACGGCACCCTACAGCTTCGCCGTGATTGGTTCGCTGCCAGCGGGCCTGAGCCTGAACGCATCCACCGGCGTGCTGTCCGGCACGACGAATGTGGCGGGCAGTTTCCCGTTCAGCATCAAGGTCACGGACAGCAGCACGGGCGTGGGGGCGCCGTTCAGCGCGACCAACAGCTATACGCTGGCCGTCGCGGCGCCCACCTTGACCCTGACGCCGGCCAGCCTGGCGGCGATCCGCGCCGGCGATGCCTACAGCCAGGCCTTCACGGCCGGCGGCGGCGTGGCGCCGTATGCGTATGCCGTGAGCGGCGGCGCCTTGCCGACCGGCCTGGCGCTCGATGCGGCGACCGGCATCGTCAGTGGCACGCCGACCGTGGCGGGCAGCTACAGCTTTACCTTGCAGGCGAAGGATGTGCACCAGTTCATGGTGCAGCAAGCGCTGACCCTGCAGGTGAACCAGGCGCCGCCGCCGGTGCCGAATGAAACGGCGACGACCTCGGCCAACCAGGAAGTGAGCTTGACCATCGCTTCCACCGATGGCAGCCCGATCACGGCGGTGACCATCGTCACGCCGCCGCAGCATGGCACCGTCACGGTGGTGTCGAGCGGCGCGGCGGGGGGCGGCAGCGGTCGCTCTTTCAAGGTGACGTATGTGCCGAATGCGAACTACTTCGGCCCGGATGCCTTCAGCTACACGGCGACTGGACCGGGCGGCACCTCCGCCCCCGCCACGGTCAGCGTGACGGTGGCGCCGCAACCGGTCCCCGTACCTGTCGCCAAGACGGCGACGGTCCTGGCCGGCACGCCGGTGACCTTGCCCGTGACGCAAGGCGCCACGGGCGGGCCGTTCACGGTGGTGGCCATCACGACGCAGCCGGCCAGCGGCACGGCGGTGGTCAATGGCATGGACATCGTCTACACACCAGGCATCAATACCAGCGGCGAGATCCGCATCGGCTACACCGTGTCGAACGCGTTCGGCACCTCGGCGCCGGTGACGTCGACCATCACCGTCAATCCGATGCCGCAAGTGCTCAGCCAGAGCGTCACGGTGGTGGCCGGCCTGACGGTCACTGTCGACCTGACGGCGGGCGCCACGGGCGGTCCGTTCACGGCGGCGAATGTGCTGAGCGTGGCGCCGGCCGAAGCGGGCAAGGTGGTGGTGCGCGATGTGGGCACGGCCGGCAAGCCGTCGTACCAGCTGAGCTTTGCGGCCTCGGGCAAGTTCGCCGGCGCGGCGGTCGTCAGCTACACCCTGAGCAATGCCTTTGCCACGTCGAAACCGGGCGTGGTCAACGTGACGGTGACGGCGCGGCGCGACCCGTCGGTCGATCCGGAAGTGATCGGCCTGCAGGCGGCGCAAGCCGATGCGGCGCGGCGTTTCGCCAGTGCGCAGCTGTCGAACTTCACGCAGCGCCTGGAAAGCCTGCATGGCGATGGCTGGGGACGTTCGAGCTTCGGCCTGAGCCTGACGCCGCCGAACGACAGCGGCAATCCGACGGCGGCGCTGGCGCGCTGGCAGGCGGATGAAGCGGACCGCGTGTTCGGCACGGCCGTCAAACCGTTCATGCGCAAGGCGGCCTTGCGCCAGCCAGGCGCTGGTTTCAGTGGCGAGCGGCAGCAGATGGACGTCAGCGGCGCTACCAGCGGCTTGCCGGACATGCCGCAAAAGCCGGACACGCAGAAGCAGGCGCTGGCTCTGTGGCTCGGTGGCGCGGTCGACTTCGGCCAGCACTATGTGAATGGCCGCGACACGGGCTTCCGTTTCCGCACCAACGGCGTGAGCGTGGGCGGCGATTACCGCCTCAGCGACCTGGCGACCGTGGGCGTGGGCGCCGGCTTCAGCCATGACCGCAGCGACGTGGGCCAGAACGGCAGCCGCAGCACGGCCGACAGCGCCGTGGCGGCCGTGTATGGCAGCCTGCGTCCGAGCAAGGGCGTCTTCCTTGACGGCGTGCTCGGCTACGGCACCTTGCAGTACGACGCATCGCGCTACCTCGCCGATGGCAGCGGTTTCGCCACGGGCGAGCGCGACGGCAAGCAGGTGTTCGGCGCAGTCGTCGGCGGTATCGAGATGCGCCATGACACCTGGATGTGGTCGCCGTACGGCCGCGTGGAACTGATGTCGGCCAAGCTCGATCCGTACACGGAAAAGGCGGCGGGCATCAACGCCCTGAGCTACTTCAAGCAGACCGTGCGTTCGCGCATCGGCGCGCTCGGTGTGCGGGCCGAGGGCATCTATGTGGGCGGCCTGGGCACGTGGTTCCCGCGCGCGCGGCTCGAGTACCGGCACCAGTTCCAGGGCGCCGACGACGCGCGCCTGGCATATGCCGACCTGGTGGCCGACGGCCCCGTGTACGTGATCCGCACGGTGCCGCAGCAGACGGGCAACTGGGCGGCGGGGCTGGGCGTGAAATTGCTGCTGTCGAACGGCATGACCATCACGCTGGACTACAACAGCAATCTGAACATCGATAGCGGACGTACCCAGTCGGTGATGTTCGGTATCGCGATGCCGCTCAAGTAA